The proteins below come from a single Limnohabitans sp. 2KL-27 genomic window:
- a CDS encoding DUF2892 domain-containing protein produces MKNIHPIDRWCRLALAIVLAQGGYFWLTGAWQWAAFAGAVVLVVTAGAQFCPLYRFMGMGTAQVAGGKVSPVWRGLGWLALLALLVGGSYGSEFFSRKLFLEEFNAMNHFYKQCF; encoded by the coding sequence ATGAAAAACATCCATCCCATCGACCGCTGGTGTCGTCTGGCTTTGGCCATCGTTCTGGCGCAAGGGGGCTATTTCTGGCTGACAGGGGCTTGGCAATGGGCTGCCTTCGCTGGGGCGGTGGTGCTGGTGGTCACGGCGGGTGCACAGTTTTGCCCCCTGTACCGATTCATGGGCATGGGCACGGCCCAAGTTGCCGGTGGCAAAGTAAGCCCCGTCTGGCGCGGGTTGGGGTGGCTGGCATTGCTGGCCTTGCTCGTCGGTGGCAGTTATGGCAGCGAGTTTTTCAGTCGCAAACTCTTTTTGGAAGAGTTCAATGCGATGAACCACTTTTACAAACAATGTTTCTGA